Proteins encoded by one window of Dreissena polymorpha isolate Duluth1 chromosome 11, UMN_Dpol_1.0, whole genome shotgun sequence:
- the LOC127850090 gene encoding BLOC-1-related complex subunit 5-like — translation MGSEQSSQPPAGAPGSSIKSQRDEDIPYTSYAISKPISADSPKNSPRNQANRQRAATMPSHREMQTREYTPKHNIVVVADGQSIIKDPDPEITKLNTIPVIWPILRGSLNIPTSSRDNEVQEKMDPKHLLALCLRYQDHLKQMAESVAFDQNALCIRIKEIDLIIQKLMQSMSEKQRKYAKYADQFQRTSETVLVLNRIKDTMNDIMPRMEQLNKLLPPEEQLEPFQMKEPPRAS, via the exons ATGGGATCAGAACAAAGCAGTCAGCCCCCAGCCGGCGCCCCAGGCAGCAGCATCAAGTCACAGAGAGACGAGGACATACCATACACCTCGTATGCAATCAGCAAACCTATCTCTGCAG ATTCCCCAAAGAACTCCCCCCGTAATCAAGCCAATCGACAGCGTGCAGCCACGATGCCCTCCCACCGAGAGATGCAGACCCGGGAGTACACACCCAAACATAACATCGTCGTTGTTGCTGATGGACAGTCAATTATTAAAG ATCCTGATCCTGAAATCACAAAACTGAACACGATCCCTGTGATCTGGCCCATACTGAGAGGGTCCTTGAACATCCCTACGAGTTCCCGTGACAACGAGGTTCAGGAGAAGATGGACCCCAAGCACCTGCTGGCTCTCTGTCTGCGCTACCAGGACCATCTCAAGCAGATGGCCGAGTCCGTAGCCTTTGATCAGAATGCACTCTGTATTCGTATCAAAGAG ATTGACTTAATCATACAGAAATTGATGCAGAGCATGTCTGAAAAGCAAAGGAAATACGCAAAATATGCCGACCAATTCCAACGCACATCAGAAACCGTGCTTGTTCTAAATCGTATTAAAGACACCATGAATGATATCATGCCCAGAATGGAACAGTTGAACAAACTTTTGCCACCTGAGGAACAGTTAGAACCATTTCAAATGAAAGAACCACCCAGAGCATCATAG